From Melitaea cinxia chromosome 16, ilMelCinx1.1, whole genome shotgun sequence, a single genomic window includes:
- the LOC123660807 gene encoding putative nuclease HARBI1 yields MIRPKIQEERYYCRKGYHARNVLIINDCDLNILHVDATFGGATHDSFIFNNSVIQHHLEQLNNAGETAYLLGDSAYGQRSYLMTPCANPEPGSPEEHYNTLHSTARNSVERTIGILKGRFRCLLVHRVLHYDPEMVSKIIIACCILHNICNRAGLPVLELPHNLQEEEIRANEVLQSEGHHIEPASLGALERGRASRQQLINILWRGRH; encoded by the exons ATGATTCGTCCCAAAATACAAGAAGAAAGATATTACTGCAGAAAAGGTTACCATGCTAgaaatgttttaatt ATAAATGACTGTGATCTAAACATATTACATGTGGATGCTACATTTGGAGGGGCTACACACGACagcttcatttttaataattcagtCATACAGCATCACCTGGAGCAACTAAACAATGCGGGAGAGACAGCATATTTGttag GTGATTCTGCTTATGGGCAGAGATCCTACTTGATGACCCCATGTGCCAATCCTGAGCCTGGTTCTCCAGAGGAGCACTACAATACACTGCATAGTACAGCAAGGAATAGTGTTGAAAGGACAATTGGAATTTTAAAGGGCAGATTTAGATGTCTTCTGGTTCATAGAGTTTTACACTATGATCCAGAAATGGTGTCTAAAATCATTATTGCTTGCTGTATCTTGCACAATATTTGTAATCGCGCTGGATTACCAGTATTAGAGTTGCCACATAATTTGCAAGAAGAAGAAATTCGCGCAAATGAAGTGCTACAAAGTGAGGGTCATCATATAGAGCCGGCATCTCTAGGCGCCCTAGAACGTGGTCGGGCTTCCCGCCAgcaacttataaatattttatggcgTGGGAGGcattaa